In one window of Spartobacteria bacterium DNA:
- a CDS encoding U32 family peptidase gives MNPSVEIMAPAGNYAALSAAIRAGAGSVYFGVGRLNMRARAAAFQMEDLKRIVRICRWCRVRSYLTVNTIVYDEEMADMKALCDAALSCGVTAIIASDIAVIQYAHTIGLEVHISVQTNICNMTAVRFYAQYADVMVLARECTLPQIQRICRTIEVEQLCGPSGRLLQIEIFAHGALCVAVSGKCYMSLGQYNSSANRGACFQTCRRKYRVIDDETGDELVVDNHFVMSPKDLCTIDVLDRLLQSGVSVLKIEGRGRTADYVSMVVSVYREAVEAVAVGGYTPERIEEWKMRLGTVYNRGFWQGGYYCGEKLGEWSASGHSQSTLQREQLGVVSNYFSRIGVMEFTLKKAELKPGDVFLVEGSSTGVISGEIEALHVDGKPQDVAVKDDVVTLSVADKVRRGDKVFRVFPRTDQIDQ, from the coding sequence TGAATCCATCGGTCGAAATTATGGCTCCTGCCGGCAATTATGCGGCACTGAGTGCGGCGATTCGTGCAGGTGCCGGGTCAGTGTATTTCGGGGTGGGCCGACTCAATATGCGCGCCAGGGCCGCCGCGTTTCAGATGGAGGATTTGAAACGCATTGTCCGTATCTGCCGCTGGTGCCGGGTACGTAGTTATCTGACGGTCAATACCATTGTGTATGACGAGGAAATGGCGGATATGAAAGCACTCTGTGACGCGGCATTATCCTGCGGGGTCACCGCCATTATCGCGTCGGATATCGCTGTGATTCAATATGCGCATACCATCGGTCTGGAGGTGCATATTTCTGTGCAGACCAATATCTGTAATATGACGGCGGTACGCTTTTACGCGCAGTATGCCGATGTCATGGTGCTGGCGAGAGAATGCACGTTGCCGCAGATTCAAAGAATCTGCCGAACCATAGAAGTGGAGCAGCTGTGCGGTCCGTCGGGACGCCTGCTTCAAATCGAAATATTTGCGCATGGCGCCCTCTGTGTGGCGGTGTCGGGCAAGTGTTATATGAGTCTGGGGCAGTACAACAGTTCGGCCAATCGGGGGGCGTGTTTTCAGACCTGCCGGCGTAAATACCGGGTGATCGACGACGAAACCGGCGATGAACTGGTGGTGGATAATCATTTTGTCATGTCACCTAAAGATTTGTGCACCATCGATGTGCTGGATCGGTTGCTTCAAAGCGGGGTGAGTGTGTTAAAGATCGAAGGCCGCGGCCGCACGGCTGATTATGTTTCCATGGTGGTTTCTGTCTATCGCGAGGCTGTGGAAGCCGTTGCAGTGGGCGGCTATACGCCGGAACGTATCGAGGAGTGGAAAATGCGCCTCGGCACGGTCTACAACCGGGGCTTTTGGCAGGGCGGGTATTATTGCGGTGAAAAACTGGGTGAGTGGAGTGCCTCCGGTCACTCGCAGTCGACCTTGCAGAGGGAACAGCTGGGTGTGGTTTCTAATTATTTTTCGCGTATCGGTGTGATGGAGTTTACGTTGAAAAAAGCTGAATTAAAGCCGGGCGATGTCTTTTTAGTCGAAGGATCATCCACGGGGGTGATATCAGGTGAAATTGAGGCGTTGCATGTGGATGGAAAGCCTCAGGATGTGGCCGTAAAAGATGATGTGGTGACCCTGTCTGTCGCTGATAAGGTGCGACGCGGAGACAAAGTCTTTCGCGTGTTTCCGCGCACGGACCAGATAGATCAATAA